A genomic segment from Truepera sp. encodes:
- a CDS encoding ABC transporter permease gives MGNRAAVAGLIGVLLVLFVSIFAPLLAPHDPAKQYFDGLTLEGFPLPPERPFWFGTDLLGRDLLSRVIYGARISLIVGVAANGVAVLIGLMVGVAAGYFRGVPETVLMRITDVMTAFPALILAIALAAILRPSLWIVALVIALVNWVWIARAVYAQVLSIGRREFVEAAGALGVGTFRTLVKHILPHLVSTLMVFGTLGISTTVLLEASLSFLGVGVQPPTPSWGGIINESQSYFLNAPWLVVFPGVSILITSLSFNLLGEGLRDALDLSERR, from the coding sequence GTGGGCAACCGCGCAGCCGTAGCTGGGCTGATCGGTGTGCTCCTGGTGCTGTTCGTCAGCATCTTCGCGCCGCTACTCGCCCCTCACGATCCTGCCAAGCAGTACTTCGACGGGCTGACGCTCGAAGGCTTCCCGCTGCCGCCCGAGAGGCCGTTCTGGTTCGGGACGGACCTACTCGGGCGCGACCTCCTCTCGCGCGTCATCTACGGGGCCCGCATCAGCCTCATCGTGGGCGTGGCGGCCAACGGCGTAGCGGTACTGATCGGCCTGATGGTCGGGGTCGCCGCCGGCTACTTCCGGGGCGTCCCGGAGACCGTGCTCATGCGGATAACCGACGTCATGACGGCCTTCCCCGCGCTCATCCTCGCCATCGCGCTCGCCGCCATCCTCCGCCCCAGCCTGTGGATCGTGGCGTTGGTCATCGCGCTGGTGAACTGGGTATGGATCGCGCGGGCCGTGTACGCGCAGGTCCTGTCGATAGGCCGTCGCGAGTTCGTCGAGGCGGCCGGCGCCCTGGGCGTGGGCACCTTCCGCACGCTCGTGAAGCACATCCTGCCGCACCTCGTCTCCACCCTCATGGTGTTCGGCACCTTGGGCATCAGCACCACGGTGCTGCTGGAGGCCAGCCTCTCGTTCCTGGGAGTCGGCGTGCAGCCCCCCACGCCGTCGTGGGGCGGCATCATCAACGAGAGCCAGTCATACTTCCTCAACGCCCCATGGCTGGTCGTGTTCCCCGGCGTGTCCATCCTCATCACCAGCCTCTCCTTCAACCTCCTGGGCGAGGGCCTGCGCGACGCGCTCGACCTGTCGGAGCGCCGATGA
- a CDS encoding ABC transporter permease, whose translation MIWYLAQRLLQAVGVMLGVTVITFLLVFLLPADPARMIAGRSATPATVASIRSELGLDRPLPVQYVSYVKGLVTGKMGRSYAQKAEVTRLIRARLLPTVQLALAGIVFELLIGLPAGIMAALKRGTGVDQTVMALAFVGVSAPQFVVGLLLIYFLSYLLPIFPLGGYGTPLHVILPAITVGLAGGGWYARVTRSAMIEVLRQDYVRTARAKGVFPTKVVFKHVLKNAVLPVVALVGLDIGVFMGGIVIVESVFGWPGIGQMIWQAIQLVDIPVIMGGVIVTALFVVVGNLLADLVYPALDPRIRYS comes from the coding sequence ATGATCTGGTACCTCGCTCAGCGACTGCTGCAAGCCGTGGGCGTCATGTTGGGCGTCACCGTGATCACGTTCCTGCTCGTGTTCCTGCTGCCGGCCGACCCGGCCCGCATGATCGCGGGGCGCAGCGCCACCCCCGCGACCGTGGCGAGCATCCGCTCCGAACTGGGCCTCGACCGGCCGCTCCCGGTGCAGTACGTGAGCTACGTCAAGGGTCTCGTGACCGGCAAGATGGGGCGGTCTTACGCCCAGAAGGCAGAGGTCACGCGCCTCATCAGGGCCAGGCTGCTGCCCACGGTGCAACTGGCCCTAGCGGGAATAGTCTTCGAGCTCCTCATCGGACTCCCGGCCGGCATCATGGCCGCCCTCAAGCGCGGCACGGGCGTCGACCAGACCGTCATGGCGCTGGCCTTCGTGGGCGTCTCGGCGCCCCAGTTCGTGGTGGGGCTCCTTCTCATCTACTTCCTCAGCTACCTGCTGCCCATCTTCCCCCTGGGCGGCTACGGCACGCCGCTGCACGTCATCCTGCCCGCGATAACGGTGGGGTTGGCAGGCGGCGGCTGGTACGCGCGAGTCACCCGCAGCGCCATGATCGAGGTACTGCGGCAGGACTACGTGCGCACGGCCCGCGCCAAGGGCGTGTTCCCCACCAAGGTGGTCTTCAAGCACGTCCTCAAGAACGCCGTCCTGCCCGTGGTGGCCCTGGTGGGGCTCGACATCGGCGTGTTCATGGGCGGCATCGTCATCGTCGAGAGCGTCTTCGGATGGCCAGGCATCGGCCAGATGATCTGGCAGGCCATCCAGCTGGTGGACATCCCCGTCATCATGGGTGGCGTCATCGTCACCGCCCTCTTCGTGGTGGTCGGCAACCTGCTGGCCGACCTCGTCTACCCGGCCCTGGACCCCAGGATCCGGTACTCCTAA